In Eremothecium gossypii ATCC 10895 chromosome V, complete sequence, the genomic stretch GTAGCTTCCGTCGCTGGAGATGGCGCTATGGCTGGCGCGACATCGCCTTCATCGCCTTCTGCCGCAGCATTCTCTGGAGAGCCATGCTCCTCCGTCTTTTCAACATTGAGCACAACATTACCTCTTATGAGCTGTTCCCAAACCATACGCTTCGATGCTGCATCTGGTATGTCCAAAATGTGATTTAATACTATCAGTTGTGGCGGTGAGAGATACTGGCCAAATATATCGCGACTATGAAGTGACTCTGCGAGCTTTAACAGGCGCCAAGTGCTAGACCTTTGATAGTTTACAATCGGCACCTCGTGCATCTTCCTTTACTGTCAAAACAGGCAGCTCCTTTCTCGTTGCTCTGCTCCTGCGTAGTGTCCCATCGTAAACAGCGTCTGTTCAACTATTTCGCAGCCTCAAGAAGCACTTGTGGGCTGTCCCCACGTGATCGATATCGTGTAGAGTACCTTTTTTTTCCTCTTTTTAGACATCAATAGCTCGCGTGGCGTAATGGCAACGCGTCTGACTTCTAATCAGAAGATTGTGGGTTCGACCCCCACCGTGAGTGCTTTTTTTGTTCTGGAATAGAACATCTCAGATCATATGATCTTCAACCTACTTCTTTTTGTACGCTTGCATGCACATTCAATTCCGGCCCCAGATATAATCCACAGCGTTGCAATAGCAAAGTGCTGTCAGCAGGTGGCGCGCCAGATAGATGTATCTTGCACGAAACTTTGGCTCAGAGTCCACTTAATTACATTCTATGATAGATATGACACTCGAATACACAAAGGAATTAAATGAAACAAAAAGACATGCTACAAAAAAGGTATATTACAGCCCGGATGATCCATTAGACTAGTATATATAACCTGATACGTCTTCTCCTGTTTCTGATGTTTTTTATTTTGGTCGAACTTGGCCGCGTGCCCTTTCAAACAGCATACTTCTTGGTCCATTCCTTGGCGGTAGCCTCGTACTTGGCCCTATCCGTCTTGTAGATGTGAGCAATTTCCGGAACCAACGGGTCGTCCGGGTTGGCGTCCGTCAACAAAGAGCAGATGGATAGCAATACCTTGGAGATCGTCAAAGCTGGCGACCATTGGTCCTTCAAGATGTCTAGGCAGATGTTGCCATTGGCGTTGATGTTAGGGTGATATATTTTGGTCGTGAACGAAATCTTAGGGGGCTTGAACGGGTAGTCCGTGGGAAAGTGGATCGAGAGAAAGAACACCCCTCCCGCGTACGGCGAGTCTGGCGGACCCATGATCGACGCCTGCCAGTGGTACAAGTCATCGCCCACTGGCCCTGCAGAGCACGACGTTGGTGGGTCTCTGCCCAAATCGTTGAGCTCCTTGGTGATACGCTTCAATGACATGGTGCGGGAACTGGCTTGGCGCGACTAGAAGAAAGTGGGATGCAGTAAGGATGCCTGAAATACGCTATCCTGCGTGTCGGTTTGTGTGCAAACGATGCTCACAAACACTGGTGTAGTGTTTATCGAACTAAAGCTGTCTCTTCAAAGACGTGCTCAAACAAATTGTAGGTGGCAAAAGCGTAAGAAGGCTACACCGCTGCCTAATCTTTTTCTGTTTGTTTTCCGAATTGCTTTTCTCGAACTAGATGGAAGGTCCATGTGCGGGTAAGCTCGAGTGGCCGGGTAATGGAGCTACTCTACATGAGACACAAAAAGCAATTATCGAAAATTTTCACCGGTAAGCCTGCCGCGGGCTCGACGCCAGCCTTAAGAGATGAGTTCAGTCAGGCAGCTGCAGTAGTGAGAGAGAGTAAGCCGTATGTTAGATCTCTCGGGGCTGAAAGCCAAAGTGAACGCGAAGCTTGCGGACGCGCAGGCGAAAAAGGCTGTGCCGCGCGCCAGCAAAGGTGAAACCAGCGAACAACGCGCGATGATGCGCCGCGAAGCACTGGCGCTGGGCGCGTCAGAAGACGACGTGGCGCTTGTGGAAGGGCTGAGCGACGCAGACGAGCTCAGCGAACAGGCATTCAGCGGCGACGAAGGAGACGGCGATGCCGGGCTGCAGAACGACGTTCagcggctgctggcgaacatggggctgccggcggcagcagcggcagcggcagcagcagagAGCAGCGAGCCGGAGGATTCGCTGGAGGAGCAAGCCGAGGAGCAAGCAGAGGAGCAAGCCGAGGAGCAAGCCGAGGAGCAAGCCGAAGAGCAAGCCGAGGAGGACAGCGATGCCGCCGAGTCCGCCGGAGAGGCGGGCGAGTCCGATGCGGGGTTCGATGCCGAGTCCGCCGGGGAGGAACCTGCGCGCGGCATGGTCGATGACCTGCGCTCGGTTCGCAGCGGCAACCTTCTGGTGCCTGCGGACATGCCCTGGCACGAGGTGCCGCTAGACGCGGAGGCTTCTCGCGAGCAAGAGCCGCTCTCCACCGAAAAGGTGGAGCTGCTGTACAAGCGGGGGAAGGAAGCGTTGGAAGCGGACAACGCACAGTACTACGAAGAATTTACCAAGAACTCGTCGCAGCGCAAGTTTATGTCTCAGATTCTTGCAGACGGTACGCTGAACGATAAGATCTCGTCGCTGACGCTGCTTGTCCAGGAATCGCCCTTGCATAATGTGAAGTCGCTGGATATGTTGCTAGGCTTCTGCAGCAAGAAGTCGAGGAACGCCGCGCTTCAGACCCTGATTGCTCTGCAGGACATGTTCGTCAACGGGCTGCTGCCCGACCGCAAGCTGCGCTACTTCAAGAACCAGAACCtctcgctgctgctcaacAAGCGCACGCT encodes the following:
- the UBC4 gene encoding E2 ubiquitin-conjugating protein UBC4 (Syntenic homolog of Saccharomyces cerevisiae YBR082C (UBC4) and YDR059C (UBC5)); translation: MSLKRITKELNDLGRDPPTSCSAGPVGDDLYHWQASIMGPPDSPYAGGVFFLSIHFPTDYPFKPPKISFTTKIYHPNINANGNICLDILKDQWSPALTISKVLLSICSLLTDANPDDPLVPEIAHIYKTDRAKYEATAKEWTKKYAV